A single Anopheles arabiensis isolate DONGOLA chromosome X, AaraD3, whole genome shotgun sequence DNA region contains:
- the LOC120905954 gene encoding uncharacterized protein LOC120905954, producing MSGENYRSATKSHDPGWNDPPPIPTSHKPRAGGAKADKKQEENAAPAAEDSLPEREEMIGQIRTVFDGYVQQLEESRRANVQKRIDLLYDQWAKGTLPEQLEALIYRLSAALLDEDDVRANVLHRTIVCDHGGKCAQWAPMLRQLIFVLQLRNEQTKPVVADQIVQPL from the exons ATGAGTGGCGAAAACTATCGTAGTGCAACGAAAT CACACGATCCGGGCTGGAACGATCCGCCCCCGATACCGACGAGTCACAAACCGAGAGCTGGTGGTGCCAAAGCCGACAAGAAGCAGGAGGAGAATGCCGCCCCCGCCGCCGAGGACAGCTTGCCGGAGCGGGAGGAGATGATCGGCCAGATACGGACCGTGTTCGATGGGTACGTGCAGCAGCTGGAGGAGTCACGCCGGGCGAATGTGCAAAAGCGTATCGATCTGCTGTACGACCAGTGGGCGAAGGGAACGCTGCCGGAACAGCTGGAAGCCCTGATTTACCGCCTGTCCGCTG CCCTGCTCGATGAGGACGACGTGCGTGCGAACGTGCTGCACCGCACGATCGTGTGTGATCACGGCGGCAAGTGCGCCCAGTGGGCACCGATGCTGCGGCAGCTGATCTTTGTCCTGCAGCTGCGCAACGAGCAGACGAAACCCGTCGTCGCCGACCAGATCGTGCAGCCGCTGTAG
- the LOC120905623 gene encoding uncharacterized protein LOC120905623: protein MTDCVEIALTSDTAAQHWSCCVWDVRTGTQLMTYRNGGPAGPNTLHPVGNQCVVAGNLTKPLLTFWPINRQEPSHVKYMLPGPPGAVAVSPDGNHCLVAHAHSFTLYSLPTGASLASVAHHYGKVTVLRFTDDGSHFVSAGQDCRVVVWSLARTVQQKDAGRMLYELADFTLPVSDVLVGKGGLKALLAAVSLDRSAKLYELGTGRLLLSVLFPVALSAVALNALESELFVGDRKGLVYACNLQSVPRSREVHLQQDVLERCVFRGHRKAITCLSVSLDNETLLSGSEDESVIVWHVRTRQQLRVIPHRAPVTNAFFLVTPRAMFEQTRDLPVPYPPFQKVVSTRQDRQRAVFLLPAQKRSLRERSEEGPAPVAVGGISSSSNSSKGTEIEVLEQEVQRLKAINRRLYQQSIRAITNEAELSVDHAVLLADDHQIRVDEGDALDRATVRVADRPDHLARIARHHVHGAVLAPGHQQVDKRCRALCIPPGAKLNLTYAARYTKVPYPIRTIRKLRAHLSGRSSYTAPLSLHPIVKWCSLESDMNRCWQWCAVLVLVYAAHCQGYITTGMPTLIERDRDPVASFPYPLRQALGQRPSPPPYNGTEQEPGDELKFPANFLFGAATAAYQIEGAWNVDGKGPSVWDTLTHTHPELVVDGATGDRAADSYRLYRSDVEALGKVGFNYYRFSIAWSRLLPRGDKSSLNQGAVRYYNALINELLAHGIEPVVTMLHYDLPQYLQNLGGFASPLIVDYFREYADTLYWNFGDRVKVWITHNEPYDFCVEGYGTGSTGPLVYATGVGEYLCAHHVLLSHAAAYQLYKERYRSQQGGKIGITLSGRYYYPATNVTPYDTVERALLFQIGWFAEPLFGEDGNYPAVMVDEIGNNSALERRSHSRLPSFTSAERLLVRGSADFFAYNYYSSRLVDLDRTEYNTAEPPAWRRDARILQSVDPGWSRAKSTWLYVVPEGLRGVLNWFRRRYRNPTVLITENGYSDDGQLDDAARIDYYARHLNALLTAIVVDGCNVAGFTAWSIVDNFEWLRGYSEKFGLFYVNFSDPQLQRVPKASADFMRRVISTRTIPAH, encoded by the exons ATGACGGACTGCGTAGAGATCGCGCTGACGAGCGATACCGCCGCCCAGCACTGGAGCTGCTGCGTCTGGGACGTGCGCACCGGCACGCAGCTGATGACCTACCGGAACGGTGGGCCGGCCGGGCCGAACACGCTGCACCCGGTCGGCAATCAGTGCGTGGTGGCCGGCAACCTCACCAAACCGCTGCTCACGTTCTGGCCGATCAACCGGCAGGAGCCGTCCCACGTGAAGTACATGCTGCCCGGGCCGCCCGGCGCGGTGGCCGTCTCGCCCGACGGCAACCACTGTCTCGTCGCCCACGCGCACTCCTTCACGCTCTACAGCCTGCCCACCGGGGCCAGCCTGGCGTCGGTCGCGCACCACTACGGCAAGGTGACGGTGCTGCGGTTCACCGACGACGGGTCGCACTTTGTCAGCGCCGGCCAGGACTgccgggtggtggtgtggagtTTGGCCCGCACCGTCCAGCAGAAGGACGCGGGCCGGATGCTGTACGAGCTGGCCGACTTCACGCTGCCCGTGTCGGACGTGCTGGTGGGGAAGGGCGGCCTGAAGGCGCTGCTGGCCGCCGTCTCGCTCGACCGGTCGGCCAAGCTGTACGAGCTGGGCACCGGGCGGCTCCTGCTAAGCGTCCTCTTTCCCGTCGCCCTGTCCGCGGTCGCACTGAACGCGCTCGAGTCGGAGCTGTTCGTGGGCGACCGGAAGGGTCTGGTGTACGCGTGCAATCTGCAATCGGTGCCCCGGTCGCGCGAGGTCCACCTGCAGCAGGACGTGCTGGAGCGGTGCGTGTTCCGGGGGCACCGGAAAGCCATCACCTGCCTGTCCGTGTCGCTCGACAACGAAACGCTGCTGTCCGGCAGCGAGGACGAGTCCGTGATCGTGTGGCACGTGCGGACGCGCCAGCAGCTGCGGGTGATACCGCACCGAGCACCCGTCACCAACGCGTTCTTTCTCGTGACGCCGCGCGCCATGTTCGAGCAGACGCGCGACCTGCCGGTCCCGTACCCGCCGTTCCAGAAGGTGGTCAGCACGCGGCAGGACCGGCAGCGGGCCGTCTTCCTACTGCCCGCCCAGAAGCGCTCGCTTCGGGAGCGGTCCGAGGAGGGACCGGCGCCGGTGGCCGTTGgcggcatcagcagcagcagcaacagcagcaagggGACGGAGATCGAGGTGCTGGAGCAGGAGGTGCAAAGGCTGAAGGCGATCAATCGGCGGCTGTACCAGCAGAGCATCCGCGCGATCACGAACGAGGCGGAGCTGT CAGTGGATCACGCCGTACTGCTGGCCGACGATCACCAGATCCGGGTAGATGAAGGAGACGCACTGGACCGCGCCACCGTCCGGGTCGCGGATCGTCCGGATCACCTTGCCCGCATcgcccgccaccatgttcacGGTGCCGTCCTCGCCCCCGGTCACCAG CAAGTCGACAAACGGTGTCGCGCGCTTTGCATACCACCAGGggcaaaattaaatttaacgtACGCAGCAAGGTATACGAAGGTCCCATACCCAATAAGAACA ATAAGGAAATTAAGGGCGCATCTTTCCGGCCGATCGAGCTACACCGCACCACTCAGTTTGCATCCGATCGTGAAGTGGTGCAGTTTAGAAAGCGACATGAATCGTTGCTGGCAATGGTGTGCCGTGTTGGTGCTGGTCTATGCTGCCCACTGCCAGGGCTACATCACGACGGGCATGCCGACGCTGATTGAGCGGGATCGGGACCCGGTCGCATCGTTCCCTTACCCGCTGCGGCAGGCACTGGGGCAGCGTCCGTCGCCCCCACCGTACAACGGTACCGAGCAGGAGCCGGGCGACGAGCTGAAGTTTCCGGCAAACTTTCTGTTCGGTGCCGCCACCGCGGCGTACCAAATCGAGGGCGCCTGGAACGTGGACGGCAAGGGCCCGAGCGTGTGGGACACGCTGACCCACACCCATCCGGAGCTGGTAGTGGACGGGGCCACCGGTGACCGGGCGGCTGACTCGTACCGCCTCTACAGAAGCGACGTCGAGGCGCTGGGGAAGGTCGGGTTCAACTACTACCGCTTCTCGATCGCCTGGTCCCGGCTGCTGCCGCGGGGCGACAAGTCTTCCCTGAACCAGGGTGCGGTCCGCTACTACAACGCGCTAATCAACGAGCTGCTGGCGCACGGGATCGAACCGGTCGTGACGATGCTGCACTACGATCTGCCCCAGTACCTGCAGAACCTGGGCGGGTTCGCGTCGCCACTGATCGTGGACTACTTTCGCGAGTACGCCGACACCCTGTACTGGAATTTCGGTGATCGG GTGAAGGTTTGGATCACGCACAACGAACCGTACGACTTTTGCGTGGAGGGATACGGGACGGGCAGTACCGGGCCGCTCGTGTACGCGACCGGCGTCGGCGAATATCTGTGCGCCCATCACGTGCTGCTGAGCCACGCGGCCGCCTACCAGTTGTACAAGGAGCGGTACCGGTCGCAGCAGGGGGGAAAGATCGGCATAACGCTCAGCGGACGTTACTACTATCCTGCCACTAACGTCACGCCGTACGATACCGTCGAGCGTGCCCTTCTGTTTCAG ATCGGTTGGTTTGCCGAGCCACTGTTCGGTGAGGACGGCAACTATCCCGCAGTGATGGTGGACGAGATCGGCAACAACAGCGCACTGGAGCGCCGGTCCCATTCCCGCCTGCCCAGCTTTACCAGCGCGGAGCGGCTGCTTGTCCGGGGCAGTGCGGACTTCTTCGCCTACAACTACTACTCCAGCCGGCTGGTCGACCTGGACCGGACAGAGTACAACACGGCGGAGCCGCCGGCCTGGCGCCGGGACGCGCGCATCCTGCAGTCGGTCGACCCGGGCTGGAGCCGGGCCAAGTCCACCTGGCTGTACGTGGTGCCGGAGGGCCTGCGGGGCGTACTGAACTGGTTCCGGCGGCGCTACCGCAACCCGACCGTGCTCATCACCGAGAACGGCTACTCGGACGACGGCCAGCTGGACGATGCGGCGCGCATCGACTACTACGCCCGGCACCTGAACGCGCTGCTAACGGCGATCGTGGTGGACGGGTGCAATGTGGCCGGCTTCACCGCCTGGAGCATCGTCGACAACTTTGAATGGTTGCGCGGGTAcag CGAAAAGTTTGGCCTGTTCTACGTCAACTTCAGCGATCCGCAGCTCCAGCGGGTGCCGAAAGCTTCGGCCGACTTTATGCGGCGTGTCATCAGCACCCGCACCATTCCAGCGCACTAG
- the LOC120905953 gene encoding nucleoporin Nup43, which yields MNTADDGRDEIVSFLLVDKLSRVRWLPNQTEDEHFFVTGSWGERVNTVRLWNLVHDRLTDEDDTGVPLVPQPTAKFGVTGDIVGLEFLDDKHLAAVTSEGTLSVLDLNRESRLSYDFTHTYNLHDLHTNGGVRSACTGVSAFNQYLVTGGEDGTVNMVAGDAGKVIRTIRDPDGGAVQCVSFIYPDLVIVGQQYGVIHCYDTRDESSKPVFRVETCVEEDRDLNKPTCINHFPKNKLVVAIGLESGTIILWDIRKPYGASALCDAHTTLVTDIQFAKEEQDLMVSADMAGFVTQWTLNSSSSLVEYFIKCRRPRLKEFKPINAIDMNVRHMICGGDSEMLYLLDMVE from the exons ATGAACACGGCGGACGACGGGCGCGACGAAATCGTCAGCTTCCTGCTGGTGGACAAGCTGTCCCGGGTGCGCTGGCTGCCGAACCAGACCGAGGACGAGCACTTCTTCGTGACCGGCAGCTGGGGCGAGCGGGTGAACACGGTCCGGCTGTGGAATCTGGTGCACGATCGGCTGACCGACGAGGACGACACCGGCGTGCCGCTCGTGCCGCAGCCGACCGCCAAGTTTGGCGTGACAGGCGACATCGTCGGGCTGGAGTTTCTCGACGACAAGCATCTGGCGGCGGTCACCTCGGAAG GAACGCTGAGCGTGCTGGATCTGAACCGCGAGTCGCGGCTGTCGTACGACTTCACCCACACGTACAACCTGCACGATCTGCACACGAACGGCGGGGTGCGGTCGGCCTGTACCGGCGTGTCTGCCTTCAACCAGTACCTGGTGACCGGGGGCGAGGACGGCACCgtgaacatggtggcgggcgATGCGGGCAAGGTGATCCGGACGATCCGCGACCCGGACGGTGGCGCGGTCCAGTGCGTCTCCTTCATCTACCCGGATCTGGTGATCGTCGGCCAGCAGTACGGCGTGATCCACTGCTACGACACGCGGGACGAGAGCAGCAAGCCGGTGTTCAGGGTCGAGACGTGCGTCGAGGAGGACCGGGACCTGAACAAGCCGACTTGCATCAACCACTTTCCCAAGAACAAGCTGGTG GTGGCAATCGGGCTCGAGAGTGGCACGATCATCCTGTGGGACATCCGGAAGCCGTACGGTGCGTCGGCGCTGTGCGACGCCCACACCACCCTCGTCACGGACATCCAGTTCGCGAAGGAGGAGCAGGACCTGATGGTCAGTGCGGATATGGCCGGGTTCGTCACGCAGTGGACGCTCAACAGCTCCTCGTCCCTGGTGGAGTACTTCATCAAGTGCCGGCGGCCCCGCCTGAAGGAGTTCAAGCCGATCAACGCGATCGATATGAACGTGCGGCACATGATCTGCGGGGGCGACTCGGAAATGCTCTACCTGTTGGACATGGTGGAGTGA
- the LOC120906563 gene encoding BTB/POZ domain-containing protein KCTD9: MEPPNGTVSPAEPAADSDPVEPIRTAPEPDGRAERWVTLNVGGEIFTTTRLTLTNREPNSMIARMFAQDQLKPAEQDGQGAYLIDRNGHYFRPILDYLRHGRVIYDRHVSLQGILEEARYYGLDGLARLIQEIERADVSLTRLDFIRTLVTSSHTTELRFQGVHLSGINLSKLDLRNINFKYACLSHCNLSYANLSWCCLERAELRCANLEGAKLHSVMAACADLQGAKLKCCDLTRCSLENANMKGATLEGSVMEGVSLRVANLKSANMRNCTLNDADMAGANLESCDLTGCNLKGANLRGANLKGAQLEKLVTPVHMSQIDI; the protein is encoded by the exons ATGGAACCACCGAACGGAACGGTGTCGCCAGCGGAGCCGGCGGCCGACAGTGACCCGGTGGAACCGATCCGAACCGCGCCCGAACCGGACGGACGCGCCGAACGGTGGGTAACGCTGAACGTCGGGGGCGAGATCTTCACCACCACCCGACTGACGCTGACGAACCGCGAACCGAACAGCATGATCGCCCGGATGTTCGCCCAGGACCAGCTGAAGCCGGCCGAGCAGGACGGGCAGGGCGCGTACCTGATCGACCGGAACGGGCACTACTTCCGGCCGATCCTGGACTACCTGCGGCACGGGCGCGTCATCTATGACCGGCACGTCAGCCTGCAGGGCATACTGGAGGAGGCCCGCTACTACGGGCTGGACGGGCTGGCCCGGCTGATCCAGGAGATCGAGCGGGCGGACGTGTCGCTGACGCGGCTCGACTTTATCCGCACGCTGGTCACCTCGTCCCACACGACCGAGCTGCGGTTCCAAGGGGTGCACCTGTCCGGCATCAACCTGTCGAAGCTGGACCTGCGCAACATCAACTTCAAGTACGCCTGCCTGTCGCACTGCAACCTGTCGTACGCCAACCTGAGCTGGTGCTGTCTCGAGCGGGCGGAGCTGCGGTGCGCCAACCTCGAGGGCGCCAAGCTGCACTCGGTGATGGCGGCCTGTGCCGATCTGCAGGGCGCGAAGCTGAAGTGCTGCGACCTGACCCGGTGCAGCCTGGAGAACGCCAACATGAAGGGGGCCACGCTCGAGGGCAGCGTGATGGAGGGCGTCAGCCTGCGGGTGGCCAACCTCAAGTCGGCCAACATGCGCAACTGCACGCTGAACGATGCGGATATGGCCGGTGCCAATCTGGAG TCCTGTGATCTGACCGGTTGCAATCTAAAGGGTGCGAACCTGCGCGGTGCCAACCTGAAGGGCGCCCAGCTGGAAAAGCTGGTCACACCCGTCCACATGTCCCAGATCGACATTTAG